TACAAGGCATTAAATTCCATTTCGTGTCCTTCGTGCTCTTCGTGGTGAATAGTTACGTTACAATAAATTTGAGGTCGTATTTTTTTACCCTCAAATAATCCTTTTTTAAAAGTTGATTTGAATCTGCGAAATAGTTAGATATTTCTAAAATCTCTGATACCTTCTTACGAGGAACTTTATCTTCGTTTTTGAAGAGGTAAATTAGGGTATTATACGCCAGAACAAAAGGGATGATACAAAAGAGCCTTATAGAACGCTCAGTTTCCGGAATAATTTCAATATACCTTAATGCCGAATCAAAATAAGTCAAAATCCAGGGTATAATATCTTTTATGATGCCTATTTGTTGGTTTGTAGATATACTATCTTCAAGATTAATTTGCCATTTATTTGTAATTGCAGAGGGGAGATAACACCAACCTCTGTTTAAGTCTTTTTGCCAATCTTTCAGGATATTTGTAAGTTGTAATGCTAATCCGAATTGAACTTGATATTTTTCAAGTTGAGTTTTTATTTTAGAGATTGATTTTTTGAGGGAAAAAATTCGGGTAAGCATTATTCCCACAATCCCGGCAACATAATAACAGTATTCCTCTAAATCTTTCAAATCTTGAAGTTGATAGATTTTTAAGGATGAGTCTAATTTTCTTTTTTGAAATTTTGCCATTCCTTCGACAGACTCACTAATAAGCGGGTCAATGATGCTTCGATAAATTGGAGGCAGGTCAAAGTAGCATTTTAAGACCTTATCCCCATTTTCAACAAGTTCTTTTTCATAAGAAGATTGTTTCCATTGAAATTTAAGTGATTCATAGAGGTCAAGTCTTTCATTTAAGCCTTTATCCCCTTCAAAAATCCAACGAATTTGCTCCAATGCCTTTATCTTTTCATCTCCTTTTAGAAATAGATTATCTTCAAAGGTGTCTGCAATACGGAAAAGCAAATAACTAATTGTTACCGCCTCACAGGTCTTGCCTTTTAGTTTTACAATATTTAAAGCAAATGTTCTTGATACCTTCGGAAGCATTTCTTTACAATATTGCCATTCCATATAATTATCATAATAATTCTGTCATTAATTGTCAAGCAAAAAATACTTGACAATCTCACTTAAGTTAAGTTATAATTATAGCAATTAATTAAATGCTTCTTCAAGTTAAAGAATTAAAGAAATATTTTCATCTAAGAAAAGGTCTTTTGGGAAAAGCAGACATTGTTCGTGCCGTAGATAATATTTCATTTGATTTAGAAAAGGGAAAAACATTAGGGTTGGTTGGTGAAAGTGGCTGTGGGAAATCTACGACTTCAAAATTGATTTTAAGACTCCTTGCCAGTACTTCAGGCAAGGTATATTTCGAAGATGAAGATATTTTTAATTTGAATAAAGATTCAATGCGTCATCTACGCCAACAAATGCAATTGGTTTTTCAAAATCCTTATGGTTGTTTAAATCCACGAATGCAGATTGGAGATATAATTGGTGAGCCATTGATTATTCATAGATTAGCTAAAGGAAGACAAAAAAAAGAAAAAATTGCTCAATTACTTCAATTAGTTGGATTATCCCCGGATTGGAAGAACCGCTATCCACATGAATTTAGTGGTGGGCAACTTCAGAGGATTGGAATTGCACGGGCATTAGCCACATCACCAAAACTTATTATCTTAGATGAGCCAGTTTCATCATTAGATGTTTCTATTCAGGCACAGATTATTAATTTACTTTGTGATTTACAAGAAGAACTGAGACTAACTTATATCTTTATTTCACATGACTTGAGGATAGTCAGGCAGATAAGCGATAGGGTGGCAGTGATGTATCTGGGCAAAATAGTAGAATTAGCGACTACAGCGGAAATTTATAGCCGAGCCGTTCATCCTTATACTCAAAAACTGCTGGCGAGTATCCTCCTTCCCAACCCTCAAATGCGAAAGAAGATGGATGTTTTGGCAGACGAGGTGCCCAGTCCAATTAATCCACCCGCAGGGTGTAGATTTCATCCGAGATGTGAACAGGCAAAGGATGAATGTAAAGAGAATATACCTGAACTAAAAAGGATTAAAGTTGACCATTTTGTTGCCTGCCATTTGATGAGTTAAGGTGATGAAACATAATATAGTGAATAGGGCTTCACGAAATTAAAAGTAAATGTAACTATTCAGCATACCAATCAAGTAGGAAGTAGGAAAGTAGGAAGTAGGAAGAGGGGTAAAACCTT
The window above is part of the bacterium genome. Proteins encoded here:
- a CDS encoding squalene/phytoene synthase family protein, encoding MEWQYCKEMLPKVSRTFALNIVKLKGKTCEAVTISYLLFRIADTFEDNLFLKGDEKIKALEQIRWIFEGDKGLNERLDLYESLKFQWKQSSYEKELVENGDKVLKCYFDLPPIYRSIIDPLISESVEGMAKFQKRKLDSSLKIYQLQDLKDLEEYCYYVAGIVGIMLTRIFSLKKSISKIKTQLEKYQVQFGLALQLTNILKDWQKDLNRGWCYLPSAITNKWQINLEDSISTNQQIGIIKDIIPWILTYFDSALRYIEIIPETERSIRLFCIIPFVLAYNTLIYLFKNEDKVPRKKVSEILEISNYFADSNQLLKKDYLRVKKYDLKFIVT
- a CDS encoding oligopeptide/dipeptide ABC transporter ATP-binding protein, with protein sequence MLLQVKELKKYFHLRKGLLGKADIVRAVDNISFDLEKGKTLGLVGESGCGKSTTSKLILRLLASTSGKVYFEDEDIFNLNKDSMRHLRQQMQLVFQNPYGCLNPRMQIGDIIGEPLIIHRLAKGRQKKEKIAQLLQLVGLSPDWKNRYPHEFSGGQLQRIGIARALATSPKLIILDEPVSSLDVSIQAQIINLLCDLQEELRLTYIFISHDLRIVRQISDRVAVMYLGKIVELATTAEIYSRAVHPYTQKLLASILLPNPQMRKKMDVLADEVPSPINPPAGCRFHPRCEQAKDECKENIPELKRIKVDHFVACHLMS